The genomic segment ATGATTCTCGGGCAACGCTATGCGATACAGTCCAATATTGAGACTCTGACAGAAGAGGTTTTTAAGCACGTCGCCAATACTAAAATGAAACTGCTCAAACCATTGGTTGCGGTACTGAGAAGCCGTGACCCGAAAAAAATGCGCCTGTTTGAAGACCTGATGCCAACCGATGATCAGCTCAACGCAATGATGGAAGATGCTGGAGTCTCATCTACAGAAAATCGTTTGTCAGTCATACGTCAAGCAAAAAAAAACAGCGTTCCCATTGTGGGGCCTGATACCACGGCACAAGCTCCGCAAACACTAGTTGCTAAGGTCGCGCTTCCTAGTGCCGCGATCTCCACAACCATCGCACAAGCAGTTGATCCTATTGATATTTTACGCAAGGCTTGCTGGCTGCAAGTCGATCCGCTCGAGTTTTCAGATGCCTATCGTAAAAGCGCTTGAACGAGGAACCAAGCTTTGCTTCTTTCCTACTAGCCTACCTGATGAATCAGTATTTAGCTTAATTGCAAGATACCACCAGCTGTCTGGCAACGCCGATGATCGTGATACGCTTCGTGAGCTGTTTGGGAAACATACCATTGTCGTCACTTCGCACCTTCCAAGTTCAATCGATAACTTAGTCGGGATACTTCCAAGTGGTATGCCTATCGATGCACAAGACATCATCAACAGGCACACCATCTTCCCCTACTATCGGCCGTTTCTAACTGAACGACAAATCTCCTTGGGCGTGGCTGCCATGAAAAGCGATTCCGCCATTGGTCTCAAGACTATGATGGGCCTCGTTGCAAGCCAGGTTGGCGGGGGTAACCCCTATCGCTTTTGCGCACAATGTGCAGAGCAGGATAAACATCTTTATGGTCAACCTTACTGGCACCGCGCCCATCAACTCCCCGCTGTCCACATTTGCCATGAACATGGCACTGCGTTGTACGCGATTGATGCCAGTTGGGTGGATCGACACCGACATAGCCTGTTTCTGCCAACGACACCAGACGTAATCAATTTTGCAACTCAAATTGCAATTGAAAAGAGCTTGTCAACTTGGATGCACAGCTTATCCATCTGCAGCAAGCAAGTATTAGATGCTGAGCTTGGGGCTATATCCCCAACTCAATTGAGAGGCATTTATCGTGACTTAGCCTCAGATTTGAAGCTAACGCATGCTAGCGGCAGATTGCGTGTACCAAAATTCTCTACCTGGATCCTACAAAAAATCGCTGATTTACCAACAACTGGCACATTCCAATTTACCAAAGCAGAGAACTCTGGGAAGCCCGAATGGGCGCTCGGCCTATTGCGCAAAGCACGTAAATCGACGCACCCGCTAAAGCATCTCCTACTGATGCACTGTCTCAATGGGAATTGGGCTACTGTCATGACCAGCTCGCATAAAAACAAAAAGCCATTGCCACAAACAAGTATTCAATCAACATCGTCGCTACCAAAGCCATCTTGTGTACTAAGCGAGCAATTAAGATCCATGCTTGTCGAGGACAAAAAATCACTGCGGCACTGCGCTCAATTGCTGGGTCAGTCGGTGACTACATTACGAGTAGAAGCGACAAGACTGGGGCTCCAAGTTCCCTCACGCCCAAAAACATTGAATCCGCCCAAACTTGCGGAGCTTCGCACAGTACTCGCGTCGACAACACCACTAAATACCTTGGCACAACGCCATGAAACATCTGTGGTGTCGTTGTATCGGATTTTGCGAATGTACCCTGATGTCGCAATTGCTAGAGACAAATTGATCCGTGCACTGGAACAAAAAATTAGAAGAAAAAGATTCTCTCTAGGATGTCAAAAAACGCTTGCCCGTGGGCTTCCTGATTATGCCTGGCTGTACAAACATGACCGACAGTGGTTAAGCGAAACGATCGCGACCACCCCAAAGAAAAAAACAGTTTCTGCTACTCGAATTGACTGGGGAATGAGAGATCGTGAATTTGCAGAAGCAGTGATGAAGCACAGCCGACAACTCTATGCCATTCAGAAACCTGTATGGGTGACTAAAGCGTCGATAGGCCGGTCGATGCGTAAGCGATCGATATTGGAAAAATACTTATTAAGATTACCACTCACCGCTCAAGCCTTGGCTACAAATATCGAATCAATAGAAGACTTCCAATGTCGGCGTTTGCAGTGGGCCGCCCTGCAAGTAAAACAGCTTCATCCAGCCCCACTACCATGGATGTTGCTCCGCATTGCCGGACTAAAATATGTCGGGACTGGAAAGGTGTCTAAGGTATTGGATAAGCTTATCAATGAAGCCCACGCGGACGTCATTTAAGAAACTAACATCATGTTCCCTCAAATTAGCGCACGGCATAGATTCAAATACAGGTGATGACCACGTTTTTTCTGACATAGCCCCTACCACCAAATTCTCCCAACTTAGATTCCGATGGGCCACGCCACGTCCGAGTTATCCCTGCTTTAGCCAGCAGCGCCTGAGTATTTATCTTGGTACTGCTTATTTTTTTAGCATCCCAGTCAGCAAATCGAAGAATACTCTCGACTGCGGAAAATATAACCACTGATGTCAAAGCAATATTTGAGATAATAATTTTCTCGTCTAGACGATTTAACTCCCCTAGTGCCCACAATATTCGTCTGGCACTAAAACACCAAGCAGTTTCTTTGCACAAATCAATCGTGGCAAATAAGATGGGAAAACGCTCACGGTTTGCTTTTGTAGATTTTATATTCTTTGTTACACCTGCGAGAATTTTTGCCATTCCAATACGCTGTGGCTTTCCCTCCTCCTCAAATAATTTGCGCGAATAGTCCTCAGCCAGCAAAGCATATTCACGGTCTAATACATCATCAGATTTAGATTTGGCACCTACAGCGAAATCATCCGTCTTTGCATCGCCGCCTAGTACCGTATTGTTCAGCCACTCTTTGTCATTGTCATACAGCCAAGCAACTGTACGAAATTGCTTCTTCCATAGTTGCTCCATTGATAGGGATGGCACCTTCTTCAGCGCCGATGCAATTTTTCTTCTAAATTCGTCACGTATTGAGTTCTGAGAAGAATCCGATTTTTTCCCCTTTTTACGCGCAATAGCATCATCCTCATTCGCCAACACTTGCAAATGATTATGGAAATTGTGCGCAGTCCCAAACAAATACATCCCCAAAATAATATGACGAGTAATCGGCATATCTAACGCCGATTCAATATAGCTTAAACGTAACCACCAACTCGCACGCTTCATCGAAAATGCGGGATCAACTTTGCTTATAAATTCACAACCGAGTTCGTCAATCATCGACGCCTGAAAATCCTGTAATGCAGGCATTGAGCCGCGAGAGTAACCTCGCTGCCTAATTTTCTCTCGATAGGCATTCATCAATATTTCAGGATGATACGGAGGTATATTTTCAGCTAACAATTCCCGGGCAAAGAGCCCATAAGCGATTTCAAATGGATTGGCCACTTCATCTTGCTTCTTTTTTTCCAAATGAATCGAACATACGGGACAGGCCCCCCAAGGAACAGACAATAGCTTTTGGGGGCGTAGAAAAGGAAAACGGCAATTTTGGCAGCTACTGATAAGTAGCTCCTTGTGCTTCCAGCAAACGGTCACGCCTGGCATTTGATGAGACCTGTGCCAATAGCCAACACCATGTATCTGCTCATCGTCGACAACACAGCTAATGCACAACTTTGCATTGCCCACCATCCCAACAACGTGCCTCGGGAAGTGCGTAATCTTTGCGTTCACATCAGTCTCGCCGGCAGAGGGCAGCGGTGCATTGGGTCGCCCCAGAAATGGCCGGAATGCGGGGAGCAGAGTGTTATCTTGTAGAATTTTAGCTAGATTAGCATCGGCGTCACCAGGCAAGCGGGCAGCTAACACCTCTATGTAGGCAGGAACGACGCTCCCTAAGTTTAATCTAACCCGAGAGCAAAGCTCGCCGAACGTTGATTGTTCAGTCCTATTGCCCGAGATAAGATGGTATCGAGAGACGCGTGATATTAAAGATTCATCAGGTAGAGAAGGAGGGAAAAATAGAAGCTTGTCTTGCATTATCGAACGTCGCCCATGCCGGTGCTAATATGGAAAATATTGTGTCAAACTTTTTTATTGCAAGATTTCACCATAGTTTTAGTTTTAGCATACTTGTGTCAAACTATTGCAACTAGACGCATGAGCACGTTTTAACGTATGCCATTGATTTATATAGGCCAGTTGTGTCAAACTTTTTTATGCGTCGACATTTGATTAATTTGATAGATATAAAGAAGAAGGCCGCTAAGCAATTTGCTAGCGGCTTTTTTATATTAAGTAGCACGATAGATTGGGCAGGTTTTATCTGCCAAAACATTTATCTAGATACAAAGTTAGGTGGAAAGCGCTTTACCCCAAGGTTTGACGACAATAATCGACGATTAAATAGAATTTTAATGTAAGAATTTTCACGTATCACTTACCCAATGCCGACACTACACTGTGAAAATAATTTGGCCGAATTGAGGCTGCGCAAATAAATTGGAACCCTTCGCTCAATAGGTTTTGTTTTGCAACATCACGTTATTTTCGCCACGCCCTTATGTTGTTGCCTCTGAACATGGCGTTTTTATGCACCATGAGACGGTGGTTTTTTTGCAGTTTAAGGATGGCTACATCTTGTTAACCGTCTTAATCCGTCAGCAGTCCCTATCCACGAAGAGAGCTAGAAATGAAGGCATATCAAGACATCAACAGCGATTCCGGTGTCTCGGCATAT from the Iodobacter fluviatilis genome contains:
- a CDS encoding TnsD family Tn7-like transposition protein, whose protein sequence is MPIVKALERGTKLCFFPTSLPDESVFSLIARYHQLSGNADDRDTLRELFGKHTIVVTSHLPSSIDNLVGILPSGMPIDAQDIINRHTIFPYYRPFLTERQISLGVAAMKSDSAIGLKTMMGLVASQVGGGNPYRFCAQCAEQDKHLYGQPYWHRAHQLPAVHICHEHGTALYAIDASWVDRHRHSLFLPTTPDVINFATQIAIEKSLSTWMHSLSICSKQVLDAELGAISPTQLRGIYRDLASDLKLTHASGRLRVPKFSTWILQKIADLPTTGTFQFTKAENSGKPEWALGLLRKARKSTHPLKHLLLMHCLNGNWATVMTSSHKNKKPLPQTSIQSTSSLPKPSCVLSEQLRSMLVEDKKSLRHCAQLLGQSVTTLRVEATRLGLQVPSRPKTLNPPKLAELRTVLASTTPLNTLAQRHETSVVSLYRILRMYPDVAIARDKLIRALEQKIRRKRFSLGCQKTLARGLPDYAWLYKHDRQWLSETIATTPKKKTVSATRIDWGMRDREFAEAVMKHSRQLYAIQKPVWVTKASIGRSMRKRSILEKYLLRLPLTAQALATNIESIEDFQCRRLQWAALQVKQLHPAPLPWMLLRIAGLKYVGTGKVSKVLDKLINEAHADVI
- a CDS encoding TnsD family Tn7-like transposition protein, encoding MQDKLLFFPPSLPDESLISRVSRYHLISGNRTEQSTFGELCSRVRLNLGSVVPAYIEVLAARLPGDADANLAKILQDNTLLPAFRPFLGRPNAPLPSAGETDVNAKITHFPRHVVGMVGNAKLCISCVVDDEQIHGVGYWHRSHQMPGVTVCWKHKELLISSCQNCRFPFLRPQKLLSVPWGACPVCSIHLEKKKQDEVANPFEIAYGLFARELLAENIPPYHPEILMNAYREKIRQRGYSRGSMPALQDFQASMIDELGCEFISKVDPAFSMKRASWWLRLSYIESALDMPITRHIILGMYLFGTAHNFHNHLQVLANEDDAIARKKGKKSDSSQNSIRDEFRRKIASALKKVPSLSMEQLWKKQFRTVAWLYDNDKEWLNNTVLGGDAKTDDFAVGAKSKSDDVLDREYALLAEDYSRKLFEEEGKPQRIGMAKILAGVTKNIKSTKANRERFPILFATIDLCKETAWCFSARRILWALGELNRLDEKIIISNIALTSVVIFSAVESILRFADWDAKKISSTKINTQALLAKAGITRTWRGPSESKLGEFGGRGYVRKNVVITCI